From one Drosophila subpulchrella strain 33 F10 #4 breed RU33 chromosome 3L, RU_Dsub_v1.1 Primary Assembly, whole genome shotgun sequence genomic stretch:
- the LOC119554108 gene encoding insulin-like growth factor-binding protein complex acid labile subunit, which translates to MLPTANRVLPLFLGLFCGGFPFLNGADLCQPIGWRNFQCNEIASLQDLVDLGAENWHTLSIRNVQTELEVGSGENADHLANLVELDLTAAALINLHTSGFAILPHLRYLNLSGCGLVDIKGTHFAVESALQRIDFSHNQMELLDRDFFGNLRKLIYANFSHNALKQCDLPHMPLLNRLELGHNRLVNATFGVCPQMQELILNNNQLAQLDVNAFRGLHGLLDLQLSGNRLNTIGQETFQPLSQLRILNLSRNALDALRPNVFGAVQNFVLHLQQLDLSGNRIRLLFDNQFRVLARLQMLDLSRNSIASLSPGHFVGLGALRKLYLQYNAILEIKSSTFAALLNLDTLDLSYNNLEFLEEQIFGSNTLPRMRRLNLNGNHMKHLHPLAFSSLPFLEYLKLGHNELKSLDVRMFAPMRRLQKLHLGHNLLEEISLDVLESLSSVQEILVDNNRLTFLSKVNVSFPNLKRVAIEGNPWQCPCFVKLQHWLATRDVVYLRDNTGYYKGERPLCIVTNVDYCIQNLQAVRRLGILGDFQGEQVEADAFEDDASAAQD; encoded by the exons ATGTTGCCGACTGCCAATAGGGTTCTGCCGCTTTTTCTGGGGCTCTTCTGCGGGGGATTTCCCTTTCTGAACGGAGCCGATCTCTGCCAGCCCATTGGCTGGCGGAACTTCCAGTGCAACGAGATCGCTTCCCTGCAGGATCTGGTGGACTTGGGTGCGGAGAACTGGCACACCCTCTCTATAAGGAATGTGCAAACGGAACTGGAGGTGGGCTCAG GCGAGAATGCAGATCATTTGGCCAACCTTGTGGAACTGGACTTAACAGCAGCAGCTCTCATAAACCTTCATACCAGCGGCTTTGCCATCCTACCCCATCTGCGGTACCTTAACCTCAGTGGCTGTGGTCTTGTTGACATAAAGGGAACCCACTTTGCGGTTGAGTCAGCCCTCCAGCGGATCGATTTTAGTCACAATCAAATGGAACTTCTGGACCGGGACTTTTTTGGCAACCTGAGGAAGTTGATTTATGCGAACTTTTCGCATAATGCCCTGAAGCAATGCGATCTGCCCCATATGCCGCTGCTCAATCGCCTGGAACTGGGCCACAATCGCCTGGTAAATGCCACTTTTGGGGTCTGTCCACAGATGCAGGAATTGATTTTGAACAACAACCAACTGGCTCAG TTGGATGTGAACGCCTTTCGTGGACTCCATGGTCTTTTGGACCTGCAGCTGAGCGGGAACAGGCTGAACACCATTGGCCAGGAAACCTTTCAGCCACTCTCCCAGCTGCGAATACTTAACCTCTCCCGAAACGCCCTCGATGCACTGCGTCCCAATGTTTTTGGAGCGGTGCAGAACTTTGTGCTGCACCTGCAGCAACTGGATCTGTCCGGAAATCGCATCCGCCTCCTGTTCGACAACCAATTCCGAGTGCTGGCCAGACTACAAATGCTAGATTTATCCCGGAATAGCATAGCCAGCCTAAGTCCCGGTCACTTTGTGGGTTTGGGAGCGCTTCGAAAGCTGTATCTGCAGTATAATGCAATTCTGGAGATAAAGTCGAGTACCTTTGCTGCCCTGCTGAACCTGGACACCTTGGATCTGTCCTACAATAACCTGGAGTTCCTGGAAGAGCAGATCTTCGGAAGCAACACATTGCCACGCATGCGCAGACTCAACTTGAATGGCAATCATATGAAGCACCTTCATCCACTGGCCTTCTCATCGCTACCATTTTTGGAATACCTAAAACTGGGTCACAACGAACTCAAGTCCTTGGATGTGCGAATGTTTGCACCCATGCGCCGCCTTCAGAAGCTGCATTTGGGTCACAACCTGCTGGAGGAGATCAGTCTGGATGTGCTGGAGAGCCTTAGTAGCGTCCAGGAGATCCTGGTGGATAACAATCGTCTCACCTTTCTGTCCAAGGTGAATGTGAGCTTCCCGAACCTGAAACGCGTGGCCATCGAAGGTAATCCCTGGCAGTGTCCTTGTTTCGTTAAGCTGCAACATTGGCTGGCGACCAGGGATGTTGTCTATCTGCGCGATAACACGGGTTACTATAAGGGTGAACGACCCCTTTGCATAGTGACCAATGTGGACTACTGTATCCAAAACCTCCAAGCTGTACGCCGCCTTGGAATCCTAGGCGATTTCCAAGGAGAGCAGGTGGAGGCGGATGCCTTTGAAGACGATGCCAGTGCAGCACAAGACTGA
- the LOC119554111 gene encoding ATP synthase subunit b, mitochondrial, with amino-acid sequence MFSRAALLTAQRPLTVAATRTAAAAAAPGGAIERRPRPEHPGKVRLGFLPEEWFQFFYNKTGVTGPYTFGVGLITYLCSKEIYVMEHEYYSGLSLGIMAVIAVKKLGPVIAKWADGEIDKIESEWKEGREAELKVLSDAIEAEKKEQWRADGALLLMEAKKENIALQLEAAFRERAMNVYSEVKRRLDYQVECRHVERRLSQKHMVNWITSNVLASISPQQEKETLNKCIADLSALALRVKSA; translated from the exons ATGTTCTCGAGAGCCGCTCTTCTAACAG CCCAGCGCCCCTTGACGGTGGCCGCCACCCGGAcggctgccgctgccgccgctCCCGGTGGAGCCATCGAGCGCCGCCCGCGCCCCGAGCATCCCGGCAAGGTCCGTCTGGGCTTCCTGCCCGAGGAGTGGTTCCAGTTCTTCTACAACAAGACTGGCGTCACCGGTCCCTACACCTTCGGCGTGGGCCTGATCACCTACCTGTGCTCCAAGGAGATCTACGTCATGGAGCACGAGTACTACAGCGGGCTGTCCCTCGGCATCATGGCCGTCATCGCCGTCAAGAAGCTCGGCCCAGTCATCGCCAAGTGGGCTGATGGCGAGATCGAT AAAATCGAATCCGAGTGGAAGGAGGGCCGCGAGGCTGAGCTGAAGGTCCTCTCCGATGCCATCGAGGCTGAGAAGAAGGAGCAATGGCGCGCCGATGGTGCCCTGCTGCTGATGGAGGCCAAGAAGGAGAACATTGCATTGCAGTTGGAGGCCGCATTCCGTGAGCGCGCCATGAATGTCTACTCGGAGGTCAAGCGCCGTCTCGACTACCAGGTGGAGTGCCGCCATGTCGAGCGTCGTCTTAGCCAGAAGCACATGGTCAACTGGATCACCAGCAACGTGCTGGCCAGCATCTCGCCCCAGCAGGAGAAGGAGACCCTCAACAAGTGCATCGCCGATCTGAGCGCCCTCGCCCTGCGCGTCAAGTCTGCCTAA
- the LOC119554109 gene encoding N-alpha-acetyltransferase 60 isoform X2, which yields MAQFTLYNKHSAPPSSDSTRVDCDHVPLCSINDVQLRFLVPDDLTEVRQLCQEWFPIDYPLSWYEDITSSTRFFALAAVYNLAIIGLIVAEIKPYRNVNKEDKGILPDSMGRSADVGYILSLGVHRSHRRNGIGSLLLDALMNHLTTAERHSVKAIFLHTLTTNQPAIFFYEKRRFTLHSFLPYYYNIRGKGKDGFTYVNYINGGHPPWTLLDHIKHYASKVRHTSSLCAWVTGRVQLVVRWFYHKLLTRFNFIE from the exons ATGGCACAATTCACACT CTACAACAAACACAGTGCGCCGCCCAGTAGCGACAGTACGCGCGTGGACTGCGATCATGTACCGCTGTGCTCCATTAACGACGTGCAGCTAAGGTTCCTGGTGCCCGACGATCTGACGGAG GTGCGCCAGCTGTGCCAAGAATGGTTTCCAATCGACTATCCACTATCATGGTATGAGGATATTACCTCAAGCACGCGCTTCTTTGCGCTGGCAGCTGTATATAATCTGGCCATAATTGGTTTAATCGTTGCCGAAATCAAACCCTATCGAAATGTCAACAAGGAG GACAAGGGCATCCTGCCGGACTCGATGGGCCGTTCCGCCGACGTTGGCTACATACTCTCGCTGGGCGTCCATCGTTCGCATCGACGCAATGGCATCGGATCGCTGCTGCTGGACGCGCTTATGAACCACCTGACGACGGCCGAGCGGCATTCGGTGAAGGCGATCTTCCTGCATACGCTGACCACCAACCAACCTGCCATATTTTTCTACGAGAAGAGAAG ATTCACGCTACACTCATTCCTGCCCTACTACTACAATATACGGGGCAAGGGCAAGGACGGATTCACCTATGTGAATTACATAAACGGCGGCCATCCACCCTGGACACTACT AGATCACATCAAGCACTATGCGTCAAAGGTACGGCACACCAGCAGCCTGTGTGCCTGGGTGACCGGTCGCGTCCAGCTGGTGGTGCGGTGGTTCTATCACAAGCTGCTCACCCGCTTTAACTTCATCGAGTGA
- the LOC119554109 gene encoding N-alpha-acetyltransferase 60 isoform X1, producing MAQFTLYNKHSAPPSSDSTRVDCDHVPLCSINDVQLRFLVPDDLTEVRQLCQEWFPIDYPLSWYEDITSSTRFFALAAVYNLAIIGLIVAEIKPYRNVNKEVIANMSDSDELYTRLSGFPMQDKGILPDSMGRSADVGYILSLGVHRSHRRNGIGSLLLDALMNHLTTAERHSVKAIFLHTLTTNQPAIFFYEKRRFTLHSFLPYYYNIRGKGKDGFTYVNYINGGHPPWTLLDHIKHYASKVRHTSSLCAWVTGRVQLVVRWFYHKLLTRFNFIE from the exons ATGGCACAATTCACACT CTACAACAAACACAGTGCGCCGCCCAGTAGCGACAGTACGCGCGTGGACTGCGATCATGTACCGCTGTGCTCCATTAACGACGTGCAGCTAAGGTTCCTGGTGCCCGACGATCTGACGGAG GTGCGCCAGCTGTGCCAAGAATGGTTTCCAATCGACTATCCACTATCATGGTATGAGGATATTACCTCAAGCACGCGCTTCTTTGCGCTGGCAGCTGTATATAATCTGGCCATAATTGGTTTAATCGTTGCCGAAATCAAACCCTATCGAAATGTCAACAAGGAGGTAATAGCCAATATGAGTGATAGTGATGAGTTGTACACCAGGCTGAGCGGTTTTCCAATGCAGGACAAGGGCATCCTGCCGGACTCGATGGGCCGTTCCGCCGACGTTGGCTACATACTCTCGCTGGGCGTCCATCGTTCGCATCGACGCAATGGCATCGGATCGCTGCTGCTGGACGCGCTTATGAACCACCTGACGACGGCCGAGCGGCATTCGGTGAAGGCGATCTTCCTGCATACGCTGACCACCAACCAACCTGCCATATTTTTCTACGAGAAGAGAAG ATTCACGCTACACTCATTCCTGCCCTACTACTACAATATACGGGGCAAGGGCAAGGACGGATTCACCTATGTGAATTACATAAACGGCGGCCATCCACCCTGGACACTACT AGATCACATCAAGCACTATGCGTCAAAGGTACGGCACACCAGCAGCCTGTGTGCCTGGGTGACCGGTCGCGTCCAGCTGGTGGTGCGGTGGTTCTATCACAAGCTGCTCACCCGCTTTAACTTCATCGAGTGA
- the LOC119553094 gene encoding integrator complex subunit 7 — MAHLTGTRVSSFNESFLNENEHDSNAVLMELDKGLRSAKQGIQCEAIVRFPRLFEKYPFPILINSSFIKLAEFFVSGSNLLRFWVLRVCQQSENHLDKILNIDNFVRRIFMVMHSNDPVARALLLRTLGAVSRVIPEKQQVHHAIRRALDSHDTVEVEAAIYASSCFAAQSSSFAISMCAKISDMIESLQVPVPMKLLLIPVLRHMHHEATTASLVSRLCMDLLPKYPAQSFVVAIIDTLTQLSSRTLVGVPGQLDVLLDFMQDLRTPVRIQVLRSFNELAGRQSVHAWPKPVIEALIGRFELCTNSQEQFLFLSILLKLSECPLTCQQLLRDHRVALLRLCIQCISKLDDYTTATQAMAVLSVLVAFGLKKEAYSEQVEEILHMVNLHMEGLLLCTAKRPECTRDLRRVLTYGIRITQANAEFGTSFIEIVTNTLGDKAAYPPANAELMCEALVGLCEHFQLRKYAFSTAEELIGDDAMETDEPLPPKVNPMLARLPLILHKLNTIIDQESCEQQLRTVEILSALVLQTTMGCYLPQKVVQCFEKCLGRLNCWTLYRIARTASRYGHHYVAAHIYTKVSQIVISDHMHYFLVALSQISQAECILNYGLEYAYMRDNYAPKAAPEPLMPLMKRLETASNLYQQALASLRACSSPQHPCTFQLEYLKIRAQFLQTLHLAVTVKNAQVIVPPPAIAGSLAQNSRDYLQKFGHVTNQLRKLVKALKACEETYARLYKSSFDADHVTLEFLEVAEFQCALFAHIIESICYATPPEPPVFLTTGDHPETRYFAASCQRMEQMQKNLPQEPANAKTISNRHLDVIIAQIEIITKTPLCLPRYFFQILQSTQIKLSVSPQPRSATEPVNVQSGSNLVIKVEGVLQHFSKQQKHFRRVESVQLSLTSQLITPPPRSSQDMPKQAANDTVTLNQIVKPQRDFLSGSFLLPISSGGHFQVTLETFVVDENGITWCTGPKSSMVVRVLEDPTKQGAPTPSTSQAVGQTRRF, encoded by the exons ATGGCTCACCTCACCGGCACCCGCGTCAGCAGCTTTAATGAGAGCTTCCTCAACGAGAATGAGCACGACTCGAATGCCGTGCTCATGGAACTGGACAAGGGATTGCGGAGCGCCAAGCAGGGAATCCAGTGCGAGGCGATCGTCCGCTTCCCGCGGCTCTTCGAGAAGTATCCCTTTCCCATCCTGATCAACTCGTCGTTCATCAAACTGGCCGAGTTCTTTGTCAGTGGCTCGAATCTCCTGCGTTTCTGGGTGCTCCGCGTCTGCCAGCAAAGCGAGAACCACCTGGACAAGATTCTTAACATCGACAACTTTGTGCGTCGCATCTTCATGGTGATGCACTCCAACGATCCGGTGGCTCGGGCCCTGCTCTTGCGCACTCTGGGCGCCGTTTCTCGTGTAATCCCCGAGAAGCAACAGGTCCATCATGCCATCAGACGTGCCCTGGATAGCCACGATACCGTTGAGGTTGAGGCGGCCATCTACGCCAGCAGCTGCTTCGCTGCCCAGTCCAGTTCGTTTGCCATCAGCATGTGCGCCAAGATCTCGGACATGATTGAATCGCTGCAGGTGCCGGTGCCGATGAAACTGCTCCTGATTCCCGTGCTGCGGCACATGCATCACGAAGCCACCACAGCTTCGCTGGTGAGCAGGCTGTGCATGGATCTGCTGCCGAAGTACCCGGCCCAGAGCTTTGTTGTGGCCATTATAGACACGCTCACGCAGTTGTCTTCCCGCACGCTGGTAGGAGTGCCTGGGCAGCTGGATGTATTGCTGGATTTCATGCAGGATTTGAGAACCCCCGTGCGCATTCAGGTGCTGCGCTCCTTTAACGAATTGGCCGGCCGGCAAAGTGTTCATGCCTGGCCCAAACCAGTCATCGAAGCTCTCATCGGTCGATTCGAGCTGTGTACCAACTCCCAGGAGCAGTTCCTCTTCCTTTCCATCTTGCTGAAGCTTAGCGAGTGCCCACTCACCTGCCAGCAGTTGCTTCGTGATCATCGCGTGGCCCTGCTCCGCCTGTGCATCCAGTGCATCAGCAAGTTGGACGACTATACCACCGCCACCCAGGCCATGGCTGTGCTCTCTGTTTTAGTGGCTTTTGGCCTGAAGAAGGAGGCCTACAGTGAGCAGGTAGAGGAGATTCTTCACATGGTCAACCTTCACATGGAGGGACTGCTTCTCTGCACGGCCAAGCGGCCGGAGTGCACCCGGGATTTGCGAAGGGTCCTGACTTACGGCATAAGAATCACCCAAGCTAACGCTGAGTTTGGTACCTCCTTCATCGAAATCGTCACCAATACCCTGGGCGATAAGGCGGCCTATCCGCCGGCCAATGCTGAACTGATGTGTGAGGCACTCGTGGGTCTCTGCGAGCATTTCCAGTTGCGCAAGTACGCGTTCTCCACGGCAGAGGAATTAATCGGAGATGACGCCATGGAGACTGATGAACCGCTTCCACCCAAG gtaaatccaATGCTGGCTCGCCTGCCGCTCATCTTGCACAAGCTAAACACCATAATCGACCAAGAGAGCTGCGAGCAACAGTTGCGCACCGTGGAGATTTTGAGTGCGTTGGTGCTTCAGACCACCATGGGCTGTTATCTGCCGCAGAAGGTGGTGCAGTGCTTTGAAAAGTGCCTGGGCAGGCTCAATTGCTGGACTCTATACAGGATTGCACGCACTGCTAGTCGCTATGGTCACCACTACGTGGCTGCTCACATTTACACCAAGGTCTCCCAGATAGTGATCAGCGATCATATGCACTATTTTCTGGTGGCTCTGTCGCAGATCTCGCAGGCGGAGTGTATTCTTAATTATGGCTTGGAGTACGCGTACATGCGAGATAATTATGCACCGAAAGCGGCTCCTGAACCTTTGATGCCCCTGATGAAGCGTTTGGAAACGGCCAGCAATCTCTACCAGCAAGCCCTGGCCAGCCTGCGGGCCTGCTCTTCGCCTCAGCATCCGTGCACCTTTCAGCTGGAGTATCTAAAGATAAGGGCACAGTTTCTGCAGACCCTCCACCTGGCCGTGACCGTGAAGAATGCTCAGGTGATTGTGCCACCGCCGGCAATAGCTGGTAGTTTGGCTCAGAACTCACGGGATTACCTACAGAAGTTTGGGCATGTCACGAATCAGTTGCGCAAGCTGGTCAAGGCTTTAAAAGCCTGTGAGGAGACCTATGCCAGACTCTACAAATCATCCTTTGATGCGGATCATGTGACGCTGGAGTTTCTCGAGGTGGCTGAGTTCCAATGTGCTCTTTTTGCTCACATTATTGAATCGATTTGCTATGCCACTCCGCCGGAACCACCTGTTTTTCTAACCACTGGCGATCACCCCGAGACGCGCTACTTCGCCGCCAGTTGCCAGCGCATGGAGCAGATGCAAAAGAACCTTCCGCAGGAGCCGGCTAATGCCAAGACGATTAGCAACCGACATTTGGATGTGATCATTGCGCAGATCGAGATAATAACGAAGACTCCGCTTTGTTTGCCGCGATACTTCTTCCAGATTTTGCAGTCCACGCAGATCAAGCTGTCGGTGAGTCCGCAGCCCAGGAGTGCCACGGAACCCGTGAATGTCCAGTCGGGCAGTAATCTGGTGATTAAGGTCGAGGGTGTTCTGCAGCATTTCAGCAAGCAGCAGAAGCACTTCCGACGTGTGGAGTCTGTACAATTGAGCCTAACCTCTCAGTTAATTACACCACCGCCCCGATCCTCTCAAGATATGCCCAAACAGGCAGCCAATGACACGGTGACCCTGAACCAAATTGTGAAACCCCAGAGAGATTTCCTCTCCGGCAGCTTCCTGCTGCCCATCTCCAGTGGCGGGCACTTTCAGGTGACGCTGGAAACATTCGTGGTGGACGAGAACGGAATAACCTGGTGCACTGGGCCCAAATCTTCGATGGTGGTGCGGGTGCTAGAGGATCCAACTAAGCAGGGAGCTCCAACGCCGAGCACTTCCCAAGCGGTGGGACAGACGAGGAGGTTTTGA